TGTCGGGCGGGCGCGTGCAGGTGTCCGTGGAGGACGATGGGCGGGGGTTGGACCTCGAGGCCATCCGCGCCCAGGCGCGCGCCCGGGGCTGGGACGTGTCCGATGACACCACCGCGGCCCGGCTCATCTTCCAGCCCGGCCTGTCCACCGCCACCCAGGTGACGGCCGTGTCCGGGCGCGGCGTGGGGCTGGACGTGGTGCGCTCCCAGGTGGAGTCGCTCCGGGGCAGCGTGGACGTCGTGTTCCGTCCGGCCGAGGGCACGCGCTTCGTGCTGGATGTGCCGCTCACCCTGAGCACCCTGCGCGTGCTGCTGGTGAGCGCCGGGGGCCAGCGCTTCGCCCTGCCCGCCGAGAGCGTGGAGCGGCTCTTGCGGCTCGCCCCCGGCGAGGTGCGCGAGGTGGAGGGCCGGCAGATGTGGCCCGCCGAGGACGCGCTGGTGCCCATCGCCTCGCTGGCCGCGGTGCTGGGGCTCACCGCCGGCGCCCCGCGCCCCCGGCTCTCCGCGGTGGTGCTCACCGCGGGCCACCTGCGGGCCGCGCTGGGCGTGGAGGAGGTCCTCGCCGAGCAGGAGGTGCTCGTGCGCGGCCTGGGCCCCCGGGTGCGCCGCGCCCGCCACGTCTCCGGCACCGCGGTGCTGCCGGATGGGCGCATGGCGCTCCTGCTCCACCCCGCCTCGCTGACGCGCGCCGCCGAGGGGCGCCCCATCGCCCCGCTCTTCCCCACGCTGTCCCTGCGCAAGGCCCGCCAGCGCATCCTGCTCGCGGACGACTCGCCCACCACGCGCGCGCTGGAGCAGAGCCTGCTGGAGGCGGCCGGCTACGAGGTGGTGGCGTGCGCCGATGGCGCCGAGGCGTGGGAGCGGCTGCAGCTGCTGGGCGCCGACGCGCTCGTCTCCGACGTGGAGATGCCGCGCATGGATGGCTTCTCCCTCACCGAGACGGTGCGCACCTCGCCGCGCTTCTCCCGCCTGCCCGTGGTGCTCGTCACCGCGCGCGACCGGCCCGAGGACAAGGCCCGGGGCCTGGAGGTGGGCGCCAGCGCCTACCTGGTGAAGAGTACCTTTGATCAGACCCACTTGCTGGAAACGCTGAGACGCCTGCTATGACCGTCCCCTCCTCATCCAATCCCCTGCGCGTCGTGGTGGCCGAGGACTCGCCCACGGCCCGAAGGCTCCTGGTGGAAATCCTCCGCGCGGACCCTGGCCTCGAGGTGGTGGGCGAGGCCCGGGACGGCCTGGAGGCGGTGGAGCTCGTGCACCGGCTGCGCCCGCAGCTGGTCACCATGGACATCCAGATGCCGCACATGGATGGCCTGGAGGCCACCCGGCGCATCATGACGGAGGTGCCCACCCCGGTGGTGGTCGTCTCCACGCTGGTGGAGCGCGACATCCAGACGTCCATGTCCGCGCTGCGCGCCGGCGCGCTCGCGGTGCTCCAGAAGCTCGTGGGCCCCGAGTCCCCCGACTTCGAGCGCGAGAGCCGCCACCTGCGCGACACCCTGCGCGCCATGTCCGCGGTGAAGGTGGTGCGGCACTGGCCCCAGCGCGCCAGCGTGCTCCCGCCGCGCCCCGCCGTGGCGCCGGGCCCCCGCTCCCGCCCCGCCGTGGTCGCCATCGCCACCTCCACCGGGGGCCCCGCGGCCCTGCACCGCATCTTCTCGGAGCTGCCCGCGGACTTCCCCCTGCCCATCCTGGTGGTGCAGCACATCGCCCTGGGCTTCGCCGAGGGCATGGCCCGGTGGCTGGACTCCGTCACCCCCTTGAAGGTGAAGGTGGCCGAGGATGGCGAGCCCCTGAAGCCCGGAACCGTCTATGTGGCCGCGGATGACCGGCACCTCGGGGTGACCACCGACGGCAGGGCCCAGGTGTCCAACGCGGCGCCGGTGGGGGGCTTCCGCCCCTCGGGCACCTTCCTCTTCCGGGCCACCGCGCGCGCCTACGGCGCCGCCTCCGTGGCGCTCATCCTCACCGGCATGGGGCAGGACGGGCTGGATGGGCTGCGCGAGCTGCGTCAGGGCGGCGGCCGGGTGCTCGCCCAGGACGAGGCCACCTCCGTCGTCTTCGGCATGCCCGGCGTGGTGATCGCCGCGGGGCTCGCCGACGCCGTGCTCCCGCTGGACGCCATCTCCGCCCACCTGAAGGAGCTGGCCGCCCCCCCGGGGTGACAACGTCCGCATTCCCTGGGCATGCTCCGTCCAACGGGTGACACCCCCCTACCCCGCAGGGCTGGACAGGCTGGCGGACAGGCCGCAAAAGGCTATGTTCCGGAACAAAACGGTCCCGCCCTTCTTCTTGTGTGGGTGACTTCGAGCACGGCGATGAATGAGCAGAGCACTGGGTGGGCGGATGTCTTCAAGGCCCTGCCGACACCCGCCTACCTGCTCGATGACGCAGGGAAAATCCAGGCTTGCAGCGCCTCGGGCGCCCAGGTGCTCGGCATGGCCCCCGTGGCCCTGACGGGGCTTCGCTGGGGAGAGCTCCAGGTCGACCGGGAGACCCTGGCCCGGCTGGAGGCCGAGCGGGCCCGCCTGCTGGTGACGGGCATGCCCTGCACCCTGCAGCTGCCCTGGCCCTCGCCCGAGGGCCTGCGCCTGCACACCTTTCAGCTGGCCCCCGTGACGGGCCCCGGCGGCGCCCTGCGCGTGCTAGTGACCGCGCAGCCCCTGTCCGAGGCGGAGACGGTGTACGCGCGCGCCCTGGAGCTGGAGCAGGCCGCCCGCGCCGAGGTGGAGACCGCCGAGCGCCGCCGCTCCTTCCTGTACCAGGCGATGACGACGCTGTTCGCCCACCCGCCGGATCCGCAGGGCATGTACACGCTGCTGGCGCACCTGGCCGTGCCGGACCTGGCCGACTGGTGCCTGGTGGACGCGCTGGACCAGGGCGCCTCGGTGTGCCGGAGGGCGGTGGCGTGCCTGGACCCGACGCTGGAGGGGCGCGCGCGCGCCCTGCCCCAGCGCATGGAGCTGCGGCCCGACGCGCCCGTGGGGCTGCTGCGCGTGCTGCGCACCGGCGAGTCCGAGCTGGTGCCCGCGGTGACGGACTCGCTGCTGCGCGCCGCGGCCGCCGAGCCGCACCACCCCGCGCTCCTCACCCAGCTCCAGGCCGGCTCTTATATGATCGTCCCGCTCCGGGCGCGGGGCAACGCGCTGGGCGCCGTCACCTTCGTCTCCTCGGGCTCGGGGCGCCGCTATGGCCCGGAGGACCTGGCCCTGGCGGAGGACCTGTGCCAGCGCGCCAGCCTCGCCATCGACAACGCGCGCCTGTTCGGCGAGTCCCGCCGCGCCACGCGCGCGCGAGAGGATCTGCTGGCCGTCGTGTCCCACGACCTGAAGAACCCGCTGGGCGTGGTGCAGCTGGGCTCGGCGCTGCTCTTGCGCGAGCGGCCCAACGTGGCCCGGGACGAGCACGTGCACAAGCACGCCACCCGCATCCGGGACGCCTCGGACCGGGCGCTGCGGCTCATCTCGGACCTGCTGGACTGGGGGCGCCTGGAGGAAGGGCACCTGCCGCTGGACACGCGCGAGGTGGACACCTCGGCGCTGGTGATGGAGGCGGTGGACAGCATCCGCCCGCTGGCGGAGGCGCATGGGCTCCAGGTGGTGGTGGAGCTCCCGGACGGGCTGCCGCGCGTGCTGTGCGACCGGGGCCGCGTGCTCCAGGTGCTGGGCAACCTGCTGGGCAACGCGGTGAAGTTCACCGAGGCCGGGGGCCGCGTCACCGTGGGCGCCCGGGTGCAGGGCGAAGAGGCCCGGCTCTACGTGCGCGACACCGGCAAGGGCATTCCCCCCGAGCAGCTCGCCTACGTCTTCGACCGCTACTGGCAGGCCAAGGACTCCGTCAGCCGGGGCACCGGCCTGGGGCTGGCCATCGCCAAGGGGCTCGTCCAGGCCCACGGCGGCCGCATCGAGGCGCAGAGCACCCTGGGCGAGGGCAGCACCTTCTCCTTCACCCTGCACGCGGTTCCCGCCTCCGACGAGCGCGTCCTCCACTCCTGAGCGGCCCCGGCACCGGGCCGTGACGTCACCGGAGGCGCAACCGGGCCCAAGCAGGCTATCGTGGGCATTCCCCATGCGTCCCCTGCTCCTGGCCCTCCTCCTCACCGCGAGCCTGACCGCCCAGGCCGGCCCCGGGGGCCCCGGCCCCACGGACTACTCGCCCCCTCCGCGCGCGCTGGTGAACGAGCTGCACGCCGAGACGGGCCTGCTCACCGGCGGCTACACCTTCGAGGGCGGCGGGTGGAACGACGTGTACCTGGCCAGCGGCGGCGGCGCCCACTACCTCTTCGGCGGCCTCACCGTGGAGGGCAGCGTGCTGTCGCTCTTGCCCCTGGAGCGCAACGGCCCCGGCGCCAGCCTCTCCGTGAGCGTGCGCGTGGGCTACACCGGCGAGCGCTGGAGCGTGGTGGCGGGCCCCGTGCTCCAGGGCGCCCACCGCGCCGAGCCCCTCCTCCAGGTGCTGCCCTCCGTCCGGGGCCTCTATGACGTGGGGCCGGTGCGGCTGGACGCGGGCCTGCTGGACGGCAACGGCATGGTGCCCGCGCACGTGGGCATCTCCTACGGGCCGGTGGGCCTGGGCTACGTGCTGCCCCTGGGCGTCCGGGCCCTGGCGCGCATTCCCCTCACCGCCCGCGCGGGCCTCCTGGTGAGCGGCCACGCCTTCCGCCTCTTCGGCGCCCACAGCGCCCTGCTCACCGTGGGACTGGTGGGCAATCCTCCCTCCTCCCGCCCGGGAGTCTCCCCATGAGCCACCGCCCCCTGCTGCTCGTGAGCCTGCTCGCGGCCGCGTGCTCGGACAGCGCCCGCTTCGAGCCGGACGCGGCGCGCACCGCCCTCCTCGGCACCCAGCTGCCCCGGGGCTTCCTGCTGGGCACCTCCACCTCCTCGCACCAGGTGGAGGGCGGCAACACGAACGACTGGACGCGCTGGGAACAGGAGCGCTTCCCGGACGGCAGCCCGCATATCAAGGATGAGCGGCCCTCCGGCGAGGCCGCGGACTCGTGGAACCGCTTCGACGCGGATGTGCGCTCCATGCAGGTGCTGGGCGCGAACGCCTACCGCTTCGGGCTGGAGTGGAGCCGGCTGGAGCCCGCCCCGGGCGTGTGGAACGCGGAGGCCGCGGAGCGCTACCGGCAGTGGGCCCGCACGCTGCGCCTGCGGGGCATCACCCCCATGGTGACGCTCTACCACTTCACCCTGCCGCTCTGGGTGTCGGACATGGGCGGGTGGGAGAACCCCGCCACGCTGGAGGCCTTCGAGGCGTACACGGCCCGGGTGGCCGAGGCGCTCGGCGGCGAGGTGGACCTGTGGTGCACGGTGAACGAGCCCAACGTGTACGCCGTGCAGGGCTACCTGGATGGCATCTGGCCCCCGGGCAAGAAGGACACGAAGGCCATGGCCGCGGTGCTCGACCGGCTCATCGAGGCGCACGCCCGCGCCGCGCGCCAGCTGCGCGCCCTGGACACCGTGGACGCGGACGGGGACGGCCACGCCACGCGCATTGGCCTGGCCCACCACGCGCGCCTGTTCCAGGCGGCCTCCGGCTCCATGGCGGACACCGCCGCCACGGCCCTCACCGACGCCTTCTTCAACAACAGCGTCCCCGAGGCGCTGCGCACCGGCCGCATCCGCCTGTCCGTGCCGGGCTCCACCTCCATCGACCGCGAGGTGGAGGGCCTCAAGGACTCCGTCGACTACTTCGGCCTCAACTACTACACGCGCGACTACATCCGGCAGGACCTGGGCGACGCCGCCCTGGCCCGCCAGTACACCCCGAAGGGGAAGGTGGTGAATGACCTGGGCTGGGAGCTGTACCCGGAGGGGCTCTACCTCTTCCTCCAGCGCTACGCCGCCCTGGGCGTCCCCATCCTGATTACCGAGAACGGCATGCCCGACCGCTCCGGCGAGCGCCGGCCGCGGTTCCTGCAGACCCACCTGTACGCCGTGGAGGAGGCCCTCGCGGAGGGAGTGAACGTGGGGGGATACTTCCACTGGAGTCTGATCGATAATTTCGAATGGGCGGAAGGGTACGAACCCAAATTCGGTCTTTTTGCGGTGGACCTGGACAGTCCGGACAAGCGCCGCACGGAAACACCCGCGGTGAGAGCATTCCAGGACATCGCGCGCAATCTCGGCCTCACGCCGAGCCCCTAGCCTCCCCCTTCGAACCCGCGGTGGTGTATGCCGCACACACGTCGACCTGCCGATAATGTCCGAGCCCCCCACCAAGAAGCGCACCCGGCGCACCACCGCCCCGGGGAAAACCGCTGACGGCCCAGCGGCTTCCCCGTTGTCCCCCTCCCGGGCAGCCGAGGAGCGCGCCGTGGCGTCCTCCCCTGCCGTGGCCGGGGACGGGGGCCTCGCGGACCCGGCGCTGGACGGCGAGCGGCTGCGGCTGTGCATGGAGGCGGCGCGGCTGGGCACGTGGGACTGGCAGCTCGCCGAGGGCCGCATCCGCTGGTCCGACAACATCGCCTCGCTCCTGGGCGGGGTGCCCGGCGGGCCCGGGGACACCTACGAGGCCTTCCTCCAGCGGGTGCTCGCCGAGGACCGCTCGCGCTTTGCCCAGCAGGTGGCCGCCGCGCTGGAGAAGCCCTCGGCGTTCGACGCCGAGTTCCGCGTGTACGTGCCCGAGGGGGGCCCGCGGTGGATGCGGGCCCGGGCGCGGGTGCTCGCCGAGCAGGGCCGGGCGGTGCGGATGCTGGGGGTGCTCCAGGACATCAGCCTGGAGAAGAAGGCGGAGGAGGAGTCGCGCCGCGCCACGGACTTCCAGGAGCAGCTGCTGGGCATCGTCAGCCACGACATCCGCAGCCCCCTGGGCGCCATCATCTCCTGGGCGCGCATCATGGCCGCCGGCGGCCCCCCGCCCGAGGAGCAGCAGCGCACCTTCCGGCGCATCACCTCCGCGGCGCTGCGCATCGAGCGGCTCACCCGGCTGCTCCTGGACTTCGCCCGGGCGCAGCTGGGCGGCGGCATCATCCTGGAGCCCCGGCGGGCGGACATGCACGAGCTGCTCCAGCAGGTGTCCCACCAGTTCCGGGTGGCGTACGCGGACCGCTCGCTGGTGTGCGAGAAGGAGGGCGAGGACACCGGCGGCATGTGGGATCCAGACCGGCTGGCGCAGGTGGTCTCCAACCTCCTGGAGAACGCGCTCAAGTACAGCCCGCCGGACACGCCCGTGCGGCTGGCGGCCCGGGCGCGCAAGGAGCACGTGGTGCTGGAGGTCCACAACCAGGGCAAGCCCGTGCCCCCCGAGCTGATGCCGCAGCTCTTCGAGCCCTTCCGCAGCGGCCCGCAGGCCTCGCGCACGGCGAAGACGAGCTATGGCCTGGGGCTCTACATCGTCCGGGAAATCGTCCGGGCCCACGGGGGCACCATCGAGGTGCGCTCGGACATCGAGGAGGGCACCACCTTCACCGTGAGCCTGCCCCGCCTGCCCCCCGTGGCCGCGGAGCTGATGCGCAGGCCCGCGCCCGTGGGCCCCGGCCCGAAGCGGGGCTGAGGCCCTCGCGGGGGGGGGCGCGTCAGCGCACGGAGCGCGCCAGCAGCGCCGCCATGCTCTCCAGCGGGGCGCTGGCGTGGGACAGGCCCGCCTCCACCACCACCCGGGGCATGCCGTACACCACGCAGGACTCGGGGGACTCGGTGAGCACCCGGCCCCCCGCGGCGTGAATGGCGCGCGCGCCGGCCAGCCCATCGTCGCCCATGCCGGTGAGCACCACGCCCACCACGTCCTGGCCCCAGCCGGCCACCGCGCTCTGGAAGAGCACGTCCACCGAGGGGTGGTGGGGCGTGCCCGCGGGCTCGCGCGACAGCTTCGCCCAGGCGCTGCCGTCCCGGCGGGTGAGCGACAGGTGCATGCCCGCCTGGGCGAGCACCGCGCGCCCCGGCTTCAGCTCCACGCCCTCGGCCGCCTCCAGCACCTCCAGCGCGCTCTGCTTGTCGAGCCTTCGCGCCAGCGCATCCGTGTAGCCCGCGGGAATGTGCAGCGCGAGCGCCAGCGGCACGGGAAAGTCCCCCGGCAGCGCCGCCAGGAGCCGCCCCAGCGCCGCGGGGCCCCCCGTGGAGGTGCCCACCACCACCAGCTTGTTGGTGGGCCGGGGGACAGGCTGCACCCGGGCCTTCACCACCGGCTGCTCCGCCACGCCCGGGCGCACGTGGGCGCTCGCCGCCGTGAGCACCTTGGCCACCAGCTCCTCGCCCATCTCGTAGAGGCGCTCGGTGGCGAGCGCCGTGGGCTTGTGCACCAGCTCCACCGCGCCCGCCTGGAGCGCGCACACCGCCAGCTCGCTGTCCTCCTCCGCGGTGCTCACCACCACCACGCGCGGCGGCGAGGGCAAGGTGGCCAGGGCCTTGAGCACCCCCAGCCCGTCCAGGTGCGGCATCATCAAGTCCAGGGTGATGACGTCCGGGCGCAGCTCGGAAATCTTCTCCAGCGCATCCAGCCCATCCCGCGCGGTGTCCAGCACCTGCACGCCCCGCGCGGCGGAGAGCACCTGCCGCAGCACCTTGCGCGCGAACGCCGAGTCATCCACCACCAGCACCCGAACCGGCGACTGCATCAAGGACTCTCTTTCGGCCGTACGTAGAAGAAGGCCCCGCGCCGCTCCTCGCACAGCAGCGCGGTGCCAAAGCGCATCAGGGACTCGGAGGTGCCCACCAGCAGGGGCCCTCCCGGGACGAGCACCCGGGTGAGGGCGTCCACCACCCGGCGCGCCACCTCGTCCTGGAAGTAGATGAGCACGTTGCGGCAGAGGATGGCGTCGAAGGGGCCCAGGGCCGCGATGGCCTCCGTGTCCACCAGGTTCACCCGGCGCCACTCCACCGCGGCCACCAGTTCCTGGCGCACGCGCGGCCGCCCTTCCACGACGTCCAGGTAGCGCCCCTCGATGCCCGGGGGCAGCGCCCGCATCGAGCGCAGGTTGTACTCGCCGCGCCGGGCCCGGTCGAGCACCCGCGGGCTCAGGTCGCTCGCCACCAGGCGCACGTCCTTCAGCACGCCCTGGTCCGCCAGCATCATCGCCAGCGTCAGCGGCTCCTCGCCGGTGGAGCACGCCGCGCACCACACCCGGGGCTTGTGCCCCTCGCGCACCGCGGGCACCAGCACCTCCCCCACCAGCGCCTCCAGCGGCAGCGCGTCCCGGAAGAAGTACGTCTCGTGCACCAGCAGCGCGTCCACGAGCACGTCCAGCGCCGCGGGGCCGCCCGGGTCGTAGCGGAGGAAGTAATAGTAGTCGAGCAACGACTCGAAGCCCGCCTCGAGCGCGCGGGAGGACACCTTGTCCGCCAGCAGCTCCCGGTCTTCTGGCCCATAGTGAAGCCCCGCCCGTTGCTCGATGAGCGCCGAGAGGATGGCGAAAACGGGCGGCGTGAGTGCCAGTGAGGCCATCAGCGGCTCAGTGCCTGCAAGCACGCCTGGCGGACGTCGGGGTCCGGATCATGGGCGGAGGCCTCCTGCAGTGCATCCCGGGCCTCCACCGTGCTCAGCGCCCCCACGGCCGCGGCCGCCGCCCGGCGCCCCGCCGGACTGCTCGTGGTGAGCGCGCCCAGCAGGGCCGCGCGTGCGTCCGCGCGCTGCATGCGGGCCAGGGCCGCCACCAGCAGCGGGGCCTGGTGCTCATCCGCCGTCTCCAGCGCCGCGAGCAGCCCCGGAATGCGCCCCTCCGTCATCAGGGCCAGGGCGTTCACCACCCGCTCGCGCAGCGAGACTTCTCCCAGCAGGGAGACGAGGGCCTGGGTGGCGGGCATGCCCGGACGGGTGGCCAGGAAGCCCACCGCCGCGCTGCGCACGCTCTCGTCCGTGTCGGTCGCCGCCCGCATCAGCACGGACACCGTCTCCGGCGTGTCGTACTCGGCCACGGCGGACAGGGCCACCAGGCGCGTGGCGGGATCCTCCGCCTGGATGGCATCCCTCAGCACCGGCAGCGCATCGGGGCGCTTGGACACGCCCAGCCCCAGCAGCGCCGCCCGGCGCACGTCCGAGTCCCCCGAGACGGCCGCGCGCTGCAGGGCCTTCAGGGCCGTCTC
The nucleotide sequence above comes from Stigmatella erecta. Encoded proteins:
- a CDS encoding hybrid sensor histidine kinase/response regulator, with protein sequence MDRDQLAQALMATFLEELEGHIAALNRDLLAWEKASSPARAGELIASLLRTVHSVKGASRAVSLTLVEMACHGLEEVVSTVRRDQPTPPEVYELGFALADALDDARQRLALKQDLSGSPLEALLPQLNAAAHPVTARPPSKTPAPLPPPPAAAPPAPLEPPPPEVPAAAEALPVRVSAQKLDALLARSGELRVASLRLEGRAEMLEALREEMTLLRPQLQGAAEATARRMETRLAQLARELAGDRLALNHAVGGLDEEVRRSRTLPFAEACAGLERAVRDVARGAGKQVRLEVDGGTLELDRSLLQGLREPLLHLVRNAVAHGLESPEERRRAGKPEEGRVTLAARLSGGRVQVSVEDDGRGLDLEAIRAQARARGWDVSDDTTAARLIFQPGLSTATQVTAVSGRGVGLDVVRSQVESLRGSVDVVFRPAEGTRFVLDVPLTLSTLRVLLVSAGGQRFALPAESVERLLRLAPGEVREVEGRQMWPAEDALVPIASLAAVLGLTAGAPRPRLSAVVLTAGHLRAALGVEEVLAEQEVLVRGLGPRVRRARHVSGTAVLPDGRMALLLHPASLTRAAEGRPIAPLFPTLSLRKARQRILLADDSPTTRALEQSLLEAAGYEVVACADGAEAWERLQLLGADALVSDVEMPRMDGFSLTETVRTSPRFSRLPVVLVTARDRPEDKARGLEVGASAYLVKSTFDQTHLLETLRRLL
- the cheB gene encoding chemotaxis-specific protein-glutamate methyltransferase CheB is translated as MTVPSSSNPLRVVVAEDSPTARRLLVEILRADPGLEVVGEARDGLEAVELVHRLRPQLVTMDIQMPHMDGLEATRRIMTEVPTPVVVVSTLVERDIQTSMSALRAGALAVLQKLVGPESPDFERESRHLRDTLRAMSAVKVVRHWPQRASVLPPRPAVAPGPRSRPAVVAIATSTGGPAALHRIFSELPADFPLPILVVQHIALGFAEGMARWLDSVTPLKVKVAEDGEPLKPGTVYVAADDRHLGVTTDGRAQVSNAAPVGGFRPSGTFLFRATARAYGAASVALILTGMGQDGLDGLRELRQGGGRVLAQDEATSVVFGMPGVVIAAGLADAVLPLDAISAHLKELAAPPG
- a CDS encoding PAS domain-containing sensor histidine kinase → MNEQSTGWADVFKALPTPAYLLDDAGKIQACSASGAQVLGMAPVALTGLRWGELQVDRETLARLEAERARLLVTGMPCTLQLPWPSPEGLRLHTFQLAPVTGPGGALRVLVTAQPLSEAETVYARALELEQAARAEVETAERRRSFLYQAMTTLFAHPPDPQGMYTLLAHLAVPDLADWCLVDALDQGASVCRRAVACLDPTLEGRARALPQRMELRPDAPVGLLRVLRTGESELVPAVTDSLLRAAAAEPHHPALLTQLQAGSYMIVPLRARGNALGAVTFVSSGSGRRYGPEDLALAEDLCQRASLAIDNARLFGESRRATRAREDLLAVVSHDLKNPLGVVQLGSALLLRERPNVARDEHVHKHATRIRDASDRALRLISDLLDWGRLEEGHLPLDTREVDTSALVMEAVDSIRPLAEAHGLQVVVELPDGLPRVLCDRGRVLQVLGNLLGNAVKFTEAGGRVTVGARVQGEEARLYVRDTGKGIPPEQLAYVFDRYWQAKDSVSRGTGLGLAIAKGLVQAHGGRIEAQSTLGEGSTFSFTLHAVPASDERVLHS
- a CDS encoding glycoside hydrolase family 1 protein, which encodes MSHRPLLLVSLLAAACSDSARFEPDAARTALLGTQLPRGFLLGTSTSSHQVEGGNTNDWTRWEQERFPDGSPHIKDERPSGEAADSWNRFDADVRSMQVLGANAYRFGLEWSRLEPAPGVWNAEAAERYRQWARTLRLRGITPMVTLYHFTLPLWVSDMGGWENPATLEAFEAYTARVAEALGGEVDLWCTVNEPNVYAVQGYLDGIWPPGKKDTKAMAAVLDRLIEAHARAARQLRALDTVDADGDGHATRIGLAHHARLFQAASGSMADTAATALTDAFFNNSVPEALRTGRIRLSVPGSTSIDREVEGLKDSVDYFGLNYYTRDYIRQDLGDAALARQYTPKGKVVNDLGWELYPEGLYLFLQRYAALGVPILITENGMPDRSGERRPRFLQTHLYAVEEALAEGVNVGGYFHWSLIDNFEWAEGYEPKFGLFAVDLDSPDKRRTETPAVRAFQDIARNLGLTPSP
- a CDS encoding ATP-binding protein is translated as MASSPAVAGDGGLADPALDGERLRLCMEAARLGTWDWQLAEGRIRWSDNIASLLGGVPGGPGDTYEAFLQRVLAEDRSRFAQQVAAALEKPSAFDAEFRVYVPEGGPRWMRARARVLAEQGRAVRMLGVLQDISLEKKAEEESRRATDFQEQLLGIVSHDIRSPLGAIISWARIMAAGGPPPEEQQRTFRRITSAALRIERLTRLLLDFARAQLGGGIILEPRRADMHELLQQVSHQFRVAYADRSLVCEKEGEDTGGMWDPDRLAQVVSNLLENALKYSPPDTPVRLAARARKEHVVLEVHNQGKPVPPELMPQLFEPFRSGPQASRTAKTSYGLGLYIVREIVRAHGGTIEVRSDIEEGTTFTVSLPRLPPVAAELMRRPAPVGPGPKRG
- the cheB gene encoding chemotaxis-specific protein-glutamate methyltransferase CheB yields the protein MQSPVRVLVVDDSAFARKVLRQVLSAARGVQVLDTARDGLDALEKISELRPDVITLDLMMPHLDGLGVLKALATLPSPPRVVVVSTAEEDSELAVCALQAGAVELVHKPTALATERLYEMGEELVAKVLTAASAHVRPGVAEQPVVKARVQPVPRPTNKLVVVGTSTGGPAALGRLLAALPGDFPVPLALALHIPAGYTDALARRLDKQSALEVLEAAEGVELKPGRAVLAQAGMHLSLTRRDGSAWAKLSREPAGTPHHPSVDVLFQSAVAGWGQDVVGVVLTGMGDDGLAGARAIHAAGGRVLTESPESCVVYGMPRVVVEAGLSHASAPLESMAALLARSVR
- a CDS encoding CheR family methyltransferase: MASLALTPPVFAILSALIEQRAGLHYGPEDRELLADKVSSRALEAGFESLLDYYYFLRYDPGGPAALDVLVDALLVHETYFFRDALPLEALVGEVLVPAVREGHKPRVWCAACSTGEEPLTLAMMLADQGVLKDVRLVASDLSPRVLDRARRGEYNLRSMRALPPGIEGRYLDVVEGRPRVRQELVAAVEWRRVNLVDTEAIAALGPFDAILCRNVLIYFQDEVARRVVDALTRVLVPGGPLLVGTSESLMRFGTALLCEERRGAFFYVRPKESP